ACCTCCGCGGCGCATGCTACATTGAAATCCGCAACGTTGAAAAGGCCCTGGAAAACTTTGAAAAGGCATTGAAACTGGACCCCTCCAACCTCACCATCCAGTTCAATCTGGCGGAAGCCCGCTACGTCAGCCATGACTATGCCGGGGCAATGAAAGCGTTCACGGAACTTCTGCCCTCCTTCAAGGACAACCCCGGCATGACTTCGCTGCTGCAATTCAAGCGCTACATTTGCGCCCGCAAGCTGGACGACCAGGCCCTCGCCAGGGAACTGGAATCCCTGTACGGCCCGATGGACGACACCCCGTACTACTACTGCTCCCAGGCCATCATCAAATTCCTGGGCGGGGACAAGGACGCGGCCCAGGAACAGCTCCTTTCCGCCATCCGCATTCACGGAGGCACCAGCGCCATGCAGGCCTTTACGGACGCCATGACGGAAGCGGGCATCCTGCCCTCCCCTTACGGCCAGACCGTCCCGACCGCACAGCCGGAAAAAACAGGGCTGGAAAAAAACCATTAATGAATGCGGAAGCGACGGTTCTGAAGCTCTATCCCCTGGGGGAAAACGGCCTGATCGTCGTCTGGTGCACGGAAGAAGGCATCATCCGGACGGCGGCCAAAAGCGCCAGAAAGCCAAACAGCCCCTTCGCCGGACGCGTGGACCTCTTTTACCAGTGCCGCATGCAGTGGACGCAGGCCAAAACCGGGGACCTGCACTCCCTGGCCTCCGTGGACCTGGTATCCCCCCGGCTCCCCCTCCGGGAGAGCTACCCCCGGCTTGCCGCCGCCGGCTACTTTGCGCGCCTGTTCCTTCAAATGCTGGAACCGGACACGCCCATTCCGGAATTTTACGACCTCCTGCAACGGGCCTATGCCTATCTGGAAAACACGGACCCCGCTCCCCGCGCCATCCTGCACTTTGAACAGGAGCTCGCCCGGCTCCACGGCATCGCCCATCCCGGCATTCCGGCCCACGTCATCCTGAAATCCCACTTTGGCAAACTCCCCCCCCAGCGGGAAAAACTGCTCGCCAGCCTGGATCAAAAAGAAAGCTGACCAAAATGCCGGGCCCTCCCGCACCAACAAGCAGATGCGGATTGTTCCGTGCACATGGTTGACTTGTCCCCGGCCTTCGGGCAAAATAACCGGCACGGTTTTACTGCATGAAGATCCTTGACAGATACATTGCCCGCCAGCTGCTGGGTGTTACGGCCCTGGGGGTGATGTCCCTGAGCGCCCTCCTGCTTCTGGGCAATCTGTTCAAGGAGCTGCGCCCCCTCCTGGTGGAAAGCGGCGCTCCCTTCAGCATCGTCATGGAATTCATTTTCCAGGTGATTCCCTTCTCGCTGATGTTCTCCATCCCGTGGGGATTCCTGACGGCGGTGCTGCTGGTGTACGGGCGCCTGGCCTCGGACAATGAACTCACCTCCATGCGCATGTCCGGCATGAGCCTGTGGCGTTTGAGCGCCCCCGCCATCGTCATCGGCATCGCCCTTTCCGGCCTCTGCTACTGGATCAACATCGACATAGCGCCGCGCGCCAAGCAGGCCATTTCCGAGCTGCTCATCAAGGCCGCCTCCATCAACCCCAAGGGGCTCCTCCGGGAAGGCCAGGCCATCACCAAATTCGACAATCTGGAAATCTACATTGACAAACGCGTGGACGACGTCATCCACGGCATGCACATTTACCAGAAGGCGGACGACAAATCCTCCGCCGTAGCCATGCACGCGGAACGCGTCACTACGGACTTCTCCCCGGAAAACAAAACCCTCTACCTGCACCTCATCAATCCCCTCATCACCACGCAGGAAAAGGGCTCCATCTCCCAGAGCGTGACCATGGATGAAATGCCCCTGAGCATCGACCTGGACAAATCCCGCTCCCGCCGCATCAAGGCCAACCGCTTCACCAACCGGGAAATACGGGAAGCCCTGAATACGCCCGGATACCTGGATGAAAAACAGGCCAGGGAATTCGCCACGGAGCTGCCCCGGCGCGCCTCCTTCTCCCTGGCGTGTTTCGTCTTTGCCCTCATCGGCGTGCCCCTCGCCATCAACACGCGCCGGAAAGATACCTCCACGGGCTTCGCCCTGGGCATCCTGATCGCCTCCCTCTACTTTGTGGCCCTGATCTTCGCGGACCTGTCCCGCAAAAGCGGCACCATGCTGCCCTATATCCTGCTGTGGCTGCCCAACGTCATTACGGCTGCCGTAGCCATCTACCTTCACAATAGGGCCAGGCACAAGGGATAAGCCCCCGGCGCAAGCTCCCTTCGTTGGCGCGGAATTGTCTTTCACACGCCGGGCCGTTCGGGTAACATGGCGCCCATGCAGCACGTCCCCACCATCGCCATCGTAGGCAGGCCCAATGTCGGGAAATCCGCCATCTTCAACAGAATGGCTGGCAGGCGCATCGCCATCGTGCATGATGAACCCGGCGTCACCCGGGACCGCATCTCCGCTCCCTGTAAAATCACGGACCGCGCCTGCAAACTCATGGATACGGGCGGCATCGGCGCGCGCCTGGGCGACGGCTTTGCGGACCAGGTGGCCGCGGAGGCGGACATCGCCATGAAAACGGCGGACCTCATCCTTTTTGTCCTGGACTGCCGGGACCACCTCACCCCCATTGACCAGAACATCGCGGACCACCTCCGCAAATCGGACGTTCCGGTCATCCTCCTTCTCAACAAGGCAGACCATGAAAAGCAGGACCTGAACCTGGGAGAATTCTCCGGCCTGGGCTTCAATGACCACATCTTCCTCTCCGCCGCGCACGGCAGGGGCTTTTCTGAACTGGCCTCCCGGCTGGACGACTTCCTTGAAAAAGCAGGCGCCCCCCTCAAGGAGGAAATGGAGGAAGAACCGGAAGACGGGGAGGAAACCGCGCCGCCCATCAAGGTGGCCGTGGTGGGCCGCCCCAACGCCGGCAAATCCTCCCTGGTAAACGCCATCCTCCAGGACAGGCGCACCATCGTCTCCGAGGTAGCGGGCACCACCCGTGACGCCATTGACGTCCCCTACCTGCACGACGGCCAGCCGTACGTGCTGATTGACACCGCCGGCATGCGCCCGCGCTCCCGCCGGGACACCTCCGTGGAGGTCTTCTCCGCCATGCGCAGTGAAAAAGCCATCCGCCGGGCGGACATCTGCCTGCTGGTCATTGACATTGCGGCGGGCATCACGCAGCAGGACCGCCGCATCGCCGGCATCATTGCGGAGGAAGGGAAGCCCTGCATCATCATCGTGAACAAATTTGACCTCTTCCACCCGAACGCCCCGCGGAAGGACCGCATGGCGGAAGTGGAGGAGCAGGTGCGCCGGGAACTCTTCTTCATCAACTACGCGCCCTTCATCGCCACCTCCGCCAAAAAAGCGGAGGGCGTGGAAATCATCTTCAAGGTCATCACGCGCATCCGCCGGGAATCCCGCAACCTGCCCACCACCGGCCAGCTCAACCGCCTGGTCCAGCTTGCCCAGCAGATGAACCCTCCCGGCACCGCCAGCGGCTCCACCCGGAGGCTGAAAATCTACTACGTCACCACGGCGGTGGACCCCAAGTACAACACCATTCCCGTCCCGCGCTACGTCCTCTTCGTCAATGACAAGAACCTGCTCACGGACAGCTACTCCCAGTACCTGCGCAACAAAATCCGGGAAGCGTACCCCGCCCCCGGCATCCCGGTCATCTTCTCCGCCCGCTCACGCGTGCGCAATGACTGACCAGTTCGCTTCTCCCCATGCTCTCCGTCAGGAACCTCAGCGCCTCCTTCCACACCAGGGCGGGAATCGTCCGGGCGGTGAGAAACGTATCCTT
This DNA window, taken from Akkermansia muciniphila, encodes the following:
- a CDS encoding LptF/LptG family permease translates to MKILDRYIARQLLGVTALGVMSLSALLLLGNLFKELRPLLVESGAPFSIVMEFIFQVIPFSLMFSIPWGFLTAVLLVYGRLASDNELTSMRMSGMSLWRLSAPAIVIGIALSGLCYWINIDIAPRAKQAISELLIKAASINPKGLLREGQAITKFDNLEIYIDKRVDDVIHGMHIYQKADDKSSAVAMHAERVTTDFSPENKTLYLHLINPLITTQEKGSISQSVTMDEMPLSIDLDKSRSRRIKANRFTNREIREALNTPGYLDEKQAREFATELPRRASFSLACFVFALIGVPLAINTRRKDTSTGFALGILIASLYFVALIFADLSRKSGTMLPYILLWLPNVITAAVAIYLHNRARHKG
- a CDS encoding recombination protein O N-terminal domain-containing protein — protein: MNAEATVLKLYPLGENGLIVVWCTEEGIIRTAAKSARKPNSPFAGRVDLFYQCRMQWTQAKTGDLHSLASVDLVSPRLPLRESYPRLAAAGYFARLFLQMLEPDTPIPEFYDLLQRAYAYLENTDPAPRAILHFEQELARLHGIAHPGIPAHVILKSHFGKLPPQREKLLASLDQKES
- the der gene encoding ribosome biogenesis GTPase Der; translation: MQHVPTIAIVGRPNVGKSAIFNRMAGRRIAIVHDEPGVTRDRISAPCKITDRACKLMDTGGIGARLGDGFADQVAAEADIAMKTADLILFVLDCRDHLTPIDQNIADHLRKSDVPVILLLNKADHEKQDLNLGEFSGLGFNDHIFLSAAHGRGFSELASRLDDFLEKAGAPLKEEMEEEPEDGEETAPPIKVAVVGRPNAGKSSLVNAILQDRRTIVSEVAGTTRDAIDVPYLHDGQPYVLIDTAGMRPRSRRDTSVEVFSAMRSEKAIRRADICLLVIDIAAGITQQDRRIAGIIAEEGKPCIIIVNKFDLFHPNAPRKDRMAEVEEQVRRELFFINYAPFIATSAKKAEGVEIIFKVITRIRRESRNLPTTGQLNRLVQLAQQMNPPGTASGSTRRLKIYYVTTAVDPKYNTIPVPRYVLFVNDKNLLTDSYSQYLRNKIREAYPAPGIPVIFSARSRVRND
- a CDS encoding tetratricopeptide repeat protein, which produces MRAHTFLLAALVLALLPASAQQPAPATPAPAWVQEFNSLPEASRKSYIDQFRRAEQLFAQKRTMECLFSLTELEKIYAGNPGLYNLRGACYIEIRNVEKALENFEKALKLDPSNLTIQFNLAEARYVSHDYAGAMKAFTELLPSFKDNPGMTSLLQFKRYICARKLDDQALARELESLYGPMDDTPYYYCSQAIIKFLGGDKDAAQEQLLSAIRIHGGTSAMQAFTDAMTEAGILPSPYGQTVPTAQPEKTGLEKNH